From the genome of Streptomyces sp. JH34:
GTTTTTCGGCCAGGACCCCCTGGATCGAGTCAGATCCCTAGGTCCTTGATGATCTTGGCGACGTGCCCGGTCGCCTTGACGTTGTAGAGGGCCTTCTCCACCTTGCCCTCCTCGTCGACCACGATCGTGGAGCGGATCACCCCTGTCACCACTTTGCCGTAGAGCTTCTTCTCGCCGAACGCGCCGTATGCCTCCAGGGTCTCCTTGGAGGGGTCGCCGACCAGTGTGACCTTGAGGTTCTCCTTCTCGCGGAACTTCGCGAGCTTCTCCGGCTTGTCGGGCGACACGCCGATGACGTCGTAGCCGGCGCCGGTCAGGAGCTCCAGGTTGTCGGTGAAGTCGCAGGCCTGCTTGGTGCAGCCTGGGGTAAGCGCGGCGGGGTAGAAGTAGACGATGACCTTGCGGCCCTTGTGGTCTGCGAGCGAGACATCGTT
Proteins encoded in this window:
- the bcp gene encoding thioredoxin-dependent thiol peroxidase, which codes for MSERLQTGDTAPAFTLPDADGNDVSLADHKGRKVIVYFYPAALTPGCTKQACDFTDNLELLTGAGYDVIGVSPDKPEKLAKFREKENLKVTLVGDPSKETLEAYGAFGEKKLYGKVVTGVIRSTIVVDEEGKVEKALYNVKATGHVAKIIKDLGI